In the Acropora muricata isolate sample 2 chromosome 10, ASM3666990v1, whole genome shotgun sequence genome, one interval contains:
- the LOC136930727 gene encoding uncharacterized protein — MIHVLLVFVVLTCYESYTQNLVSAAENVSAGEGILAFHSISTECFRDHFTILLSTKLIPNVDDAIFLLNGKRCRKRYLNSSHIIVSFKPSEYGTTTDTYSNGWVIYTSLVTVLFEEHEGLKKSTKVLKVQCMFKNATTDIIGSLPRQNVTNSTNAKELLEGNEEQWSKNVTVQSSDEIRMKNDQSSDSKGVNHDNVTEGEPEDGTEISPVQSSMEKIRKKTVLLLNGRRVTVAEDAQTEKSVPFVESLPGSSNRSSAKKDSFREVLESPVLTTANVTVSQKLDPVTFTADQRTSTVVRNGDKMTIQAKLSSESREKSLSLAIHDCYTSPHAEKEEENKDIITFIKSG, encoded by the exons ATGATTCATGTACTATTGGTGTTCGTAGTATTGACTTGTTATGAAAGCTACACCCAGAATCTTGTAAGTGCTGCAGAAAATG TGTCTGCAGGTGAGGGCATCCTTGCTTTCCATTCCATATCTACTGAGTGTTTTCGGGATCACTTCACCATCTTGTTATCCACAAAGCTTATCCCAAACGTTGATGATGCCATTTTCCTTCTGAACGGCAAGCGTTGCAGGAAACGTTATCTGAACAGCTCTCATATTATCGTCAGCTTTAAGCCCAGCGAATACGGTACAACTACGGACACATACAGCAATGGCTGGGTGATTTACACAAGTCTTGTGACGGTGCTATTTGAGGAACATGAGGGCTTAAAGAAGTCAACTAAAGTTTTGAAAGTCCAATGCATGTTTAAAAACGCAACAACGGATATAATTGGGTCACTTCCACGACAGAATGTTACAAATTCTACAAACGCTAAGGAGCTTTTGGAAGGGAATGAAGAACAATGGTCAAAGAATGTAACTGTACAATCTTCAGATGAAATTCGGATGAAAAATGACCAGTCCTCTGACAGCAAGGGCGTCAACCATGATAATGTAACAGAAGGAGAACCAGAGGATGGAACAGAAATATCACCAGTTCAGTCATCAATGGAGAAGATCAGAAAGAAAACGGTGCTACTCCTCAATGGAAGGAGAGTTACTGTAGCAGAAGATGCACAAACAGAAAAATCAGTACCTTTCGTGGAATCGTTGCCGGGTTCAAGCAACAGATCAAGCGCTAAGAAAGACTCATTTCGTGAAG TCCTAGAAAGCCCCGTGTTGACCACTGCCAATGTAACGGTGTCTCAAAAACTGGATCCCGTAACATTTACGGCTGATCAGAGAACATCGACAGTAGTAAGGAACGGAGATAAGATGACCAttcaagccaagctaagctctGAATCACGAGAAAAGTCATTAAGTCTCGCTATACATGACTGCTACACTTCCCCACATGcagagaaagaagaagaaaataaagacataatCACTTTCATCAAGAGCGGGTAA